A DNA window from Salvelinus sp. IW2-2015 linkage group LG4q.1:29, ASM291031v2, whole genome shotgun sequence contains the following coding sequences:
- the det1 gene encoding DET1 homolog, with translation MEDDSPTLKPRRIQNQNVVHRLERRRIFSGRAAAHWYRGRCFHQNLFPNFTVVNVEKPPCFLRKFSPDGRCFIAFSSDQTSLEIYEYQGCHAAEDLLLGQDGETLANGNDQRSLNIRGRLFERFFSLLHVTNVASNGEHLNRECSLFTDDCRYVIVGSAVYVPEEPSPHFFEVYRNNESVTPNPRSPLEDYSLHVIDLHTGRLCDTRSFKCDKIILSHNQGLYLYRNILAVLSVQQQTIHVFQVTSEGLFLDVRTIGRFCYEDDLLTLSAVYTEAQAEGQPGFSRLYKEKTINSLKHRLLVYLWRRAEKDGSATAKRRFFQFFDQLRQLRMWKMQLLDEHHLFIKYTSEDVVTLRVTDPSQPSFFVVYNMVSTEVLAVFENTSDKLLELFENFCDLFRNASLHSEAVQFPCSASSNNFARQVQRRFKDTIVNAKYGGHTEAVRRLLGQLPISAQSYSSSPYLDLSLFSYDDKWVSVMERPKTCGDHPIRFYARDSGLLKFKIQAGLLGRPINHAVRRLVAFTFHPFEPFAISVQRTNAEYVVNFHMRHVCV, from the exons TTCCACCAGAACCTTTTCCCAAACTTCACTGTGGTAAATGTAGAGAAGCCTCCTTGCTTCCTACGCAAGTTCTCCCCAGATGGACGCTGCTTCATAGCCTTCTCCTCTGACCAGACCTCCCTGGAGATCTATGAGTACCAGGGCTGCCATGCAGCCGAGGATCTGCTGCTGGGGCAGGATGGGGAGACCCTGGCCAACGGCAATGACCAGCGCTCCCTCAACATCCGTGGTCGCCTCTTTGAGCGCTTCTTTTCCCTCCTGCACGTCACTAACGTGGCTTCCAATGGAGAGCACCTGAACCGAGAGTGCAGCCTGTTCACTGATGACTGTCGATATGTGATCGTGGGCTCAGCGGTCTACGTGCCCGAGGAGCCCTCTCCACACTTCTTTGAGGTGTACCGCAACAACGAGTCTGTGACTCCCAACCCCCGCTCTCCTCTGGAGGACTACTCACTGCACGTCATTGACCTGCACACTGGCCGGCTTTGTGACACCAGGTCCTTCAAGTGTGACAAGATCATCCTCTCGCACAACCAGGGACTCTACCTCTACCGTAACATACTGGCTGTTCTTTCTGTTCAGCAGCAGACAATCCATGTCTTTCAG GTGACATCagaggggttgtttctggacgtGCGGACCATCGGTCGGTTCTGCTACGAGGACGACCTCCTGACTCTGTCTGCGGTGTACACTGAGGCCCAGGCCGAGGGCCAGCCAGGCTTCTCCCGCCTCTACAAGGAGAAGACCATCAACTCCCTGAAGCACAGACTACTAGTCTACCTGTGGAGACGGGCTGAGAAGGACGGCAGCGCCACTGCCAAGCGACGCTTCTTCCAGTTCTTTGACCAGCTGAGACAGCTGAGGATGTGGAAGATGCAGCTGCTGGATGAGCACCACCTCTTCATTAAATACACCAGCGAGGATGTGGTCACCCTGCGAGTCACTGACCCCTCCCAG CCCTCATTCTTTGTGGTGTACAACATGGTGTCGACAGAGGTGTTGGCGGTCTTTGAGAACACTTCTGACAAACTTCTGGAGCTGTTTGAGAACTTTTGTGACCTGTTTCGGAACGCTTCGCTCCACAGCGAAGCTGTTCAGTTCCCCTGCTCAGCCTCCAGCAACAACTTTGCACGGCAGGTTCAGAGAAG GTTCAAAGACACCATAGTAAACGCAAAGTACGGTGGTCACACTGAGGCGGTGAGGAGGCTGCTGGGACAGCTGCCCATTAGTGCTCAGTCCTACAGCAGCAGCCCTTACCTGGATCTTTCCCTCTTCAGCTACGACGACAAGTGGGTATCTGTGATGGAGCGGCCCAAAACATGTGGAGACCACCCCATCCG ATTTTATGCTCGGGACTCTGGATTGCTGAAGTTCAAGATCCAGGCAGGCCTGCTTGGCCGGCCCATTAACCATGCCGTCCGGCGGCTGGTGGCGTTCACATTCCACCCCTTTGAGCCGTTCGCCATCTCAGTACAGAGGACCAACGCTGAGTATGTGGTGAATTTCCACATGCGGCACGTCTGTGTATGA